One stretch of Gadus chalcogrammus isolate NIFS_2021 chromosome 14, NIFS_Gcha_1.0, whole genome shotgun sequence DNA includes these proteins:
- the gtf2a2 gene encoding transcription initiation factor IIA subunit 2 isoform X1 — translation MAYQLYRNTTLGNSLQESLDELIQTQQITPQLALQVLLQFDKAINTALANRVRNRVNFRGSLNTYRFCDNVWTFVLNDVEFREVTDLVKVDKVKIVACDGKNTGSNAAE, via the exons ATGGCGTATCAGCTCTACAGAAACACGACGCTGGGCAACAGTCTCCAGGAGAGCCTGGACGAGCTCATCCAG ACACAGCAAATAACCCCCCAACTAGCACTACAGGTGCTGCTCCAGTTCGATAAAGCCATCAATACAGCACTGGCCAACCGGGTACGGAACAGGGTCAACTTCCGG GGCTCACTAAACACCTACAGATTCTGCGACAACGTGTGGACATTTGTTTTGAACGACGTGGAGTTCAGGGAAGTCACTGACCTGGTCAAGGTGGATAAAGTCAAAATTGTCGCTTGCGATGGAAAGA
- the gtf2a2 gene encoding transcription initiation factor IIA subunit 2 isoform X2 produces MAYQLYRNTTLGNSLQESLDELIQTQQITPQLALQVLLQFDKAINTALANRVRNRVNFRGSLNTYRFCDNVWTFVLNDVEFREVTDLVKVDKVKIVACDGKSGPEAS; encoded by the exons ATGGCGTATCAGCTCTACAGAAACACGACGCTGGGCAACAGTCTCCAGGAGAGCCTGGACGAGCTCATCCAG ACACAGCAAATAACCCCCCAACTAGCACTACAGGTGCTGCTCCAGTTCGATAAAGCCATCAATACAGCACTGGCCAACCGGGTACGGAACAGGGTCAACTTCCGG GGCTCACTAAACACCTACAGATTCTGCGACAACGTGTGGACATTTGTTTTGAACGACGTGGAGTTCAGGGAAGTCACTGACCTGGTCAAGGTGGATAAAGTCAAAATTGTCGCTTGCGATGGAAAGA